Proteins from one Devosia chinhatensis genomic window:
- a CDS encoding integration host factor subunit beta, producing MIKSELVEKLAAENPHLFQRDIENIVNAILDEIGDAMARGDRVELRGFGAFSVKNRPARVGRNPRTGEQVDVGEKYVPQFKAGKEIRERLNRS from the coding sequence ATGATCAAGTCTGAACTTGTCGAAAAGCTCGCCGCGGAAAACCCGCATCTGTTTCAGCGCGACATCGAGAACATCGTCAACGCCATTCTCGACGAGATCGGCGACGCCATGGCGCGCGGCGACCGCGTGGAGCTGCGTGGTTTCGGCGCCTTCTCGGTCAAGAATCGCCCGGCCCGCGTCGGCCGCAATCCACGCACCGGCGAGCAGGTCGATGTCGGTGAAAAATATGTTCCCCAGTTCAAGGCGGGCAAGGAAATCCGCGAGCGGCTCAACCGCTCGTAA
- a CDS encoding lipopolysaccharide assembly protein LapA domain-containing protein: MVNRIVGWLILVPFCGLLIAFALANRHLVSVNLNPFASVADAGAGGYGIPLFVVLYVVLLLGVLLGGIASWFAQGHHRRRERHWRREAQHLSQELEIQRRKSGDVTPSPMSDVDDLLDMRS, translated from the coding sequence ATGGTCAACAGGATCGTCGGCTGGCTGATATTGGTCCCTTTTTGCGGACTTTTGATCGCCTTTGCCCTGGCCAATCGCCATCTGGTCAGCGTGAACCTCAATCCCTTCGCCAGCGTGGCCGATGCCGGTGCCGGCGGCTATGGCATTCCGCTCTTTGTCGTCCTCTATGTCGTGCTGCTGCTCGGCGTGCTCCTGGGCGGCATCGCCTCCTGGTTCGCGCAGGGCCATCATCGCCGCCGCGAGCGCCACTGGCGGCGCGAGGCCCAGCACCTCAGCCAGGAACTCGAAATCCAGCGCCGCAAGTCCGGCGACGTCACCCCATCCCCCA